Proteins from a single region of bacterium:
- a CDS encoding radical SAM protein, whose product MKLTLIYPDQSHRKRKAIRNFFRAAPLNLLILAGLTSRDTKVQIIDERYEPINFDEPVDLVGITAITSIAPRAYQIGDEFKKRGVPVVLGGMHPSFLPNEAIKHATSVVIGEAELLWPELLNDFRAGKLKKFYRSCNYSDLQKIPFPRWDILPHSNRYVYLVQTTRGCPNNCAFCSVTPFSGKRIRTRPVHHIIDEIKASLRRFVVFIDDNIFAKPKYAKELFQSLIPLRIKWGGEASLNFMKNTEVLKLAAKSGCRILFIGVESVSQKALDGVNKGFNKIKEFKSIVQELHKLGIAVFTSLMFGFDEDDKGVFKRTVKFLNETKVDGSIFSILTPLPGTKFYESLKRAGRIFKHDWSKFDALHATYLPQKMSPHELEHGLNWTYRKFYSAFNTFRRIIRGWHRGLSIVPVVNIGYFIGTRRGLITERV is encoded by the coding sequence ATGAAGCTCACTCTTATTTACCCTGACCAATCCCACAGGAAGAGGAAGGCAATAAGAAATTTCTTTAGAGCAGCACCTCTTAATTTACTCATCCTGGCAGGGCTAACTTCAAGAGATACAAAAGTACAAATAATAGACGAACGCTATGAACCAATAAATTTTGATGAACCCGTAGACCTTGTAGGAATTACAGCAATTACTTCAATCGCCCCAAGAGCTTATCAGATTGGGGATGAATTCAAAAAGAGAGGGGTGCCAGTTGTATTGGGGGGTATGCATCCATCATTTTTACCCAACGAGGCTATAAAGCACGCAACTTCAGTTGTAATAGGGGAAGCAGAACTTCTCTGGCCAGAATTACTTAATGATTTTAGAGCTGGTAAGCTTAAAAAATTTTATCGCTCTTGTAATTATTCTGATTTACAAAAAATTCCATTTCCAAGATGGGACATATTACCTCATAGCAACCGATATGTTTATCTTGTCCAAACTACAAGGGGCTGCCCAAATAATTGTGCATTTTGCTCTGTGACCCCATTTTCAGGTAAAAGAATTAGAACCCGACCTGTACATCATATAATAGACGAAATAAAGGCATCGCTAAGGAGATTTGTTGTATTTATAGATGACAACATATTTGCAAAGCCAAAATATGCAAAGGAATTATTTCAATCCCTTATTCCTCTTCGGATAAAGTGGGGTGGTGAAGCCTCACTCAATTTTATGAAAAATACAGAAGTTTTGAAGCTTGCAGCAAAATCTGGATGTCGTATCCTTTTTATAGGAGTAGAGTCTGTGTCACAAAAGGCTTTGGATGGCGTGAACAAGGGATTTAATAAAATAAAAGAATTTAAGTCAATTGTGCAGGAATTGCATAAACTTGGTATTGCCGTTTTTACTTCACTTATGTTCGGATTTGACGAAGATGATAAAGGTGTATTTAAACGTACTGTAAAATTCTTGAATGAGACAAAAGTAGATGGCTCAATTTTTTCAATCCTTACTCCACTACCTGGGACTAAGTTTTACGAGAGTTTAAAGCGTGCAGGTAGAATATTTAAGCATGATTGGTCAAAATTTGATGCCCTACACGCAACCTACTTACCTCAAAAAATGTCTCCTCATGAACTCGAACATGGGCTCAACTGGACATATCGCAAGTTCTATTCAGCCTTCAATACATTTAGGCGTATAATTCGTGGCTGGCATAGGGGTTTATCTATTGTCCCGGTAGTTAACATTGGTTACTTTATTGGAACAAGAAGAGGACTAATTACTGAGAGAGTTTAG